Genomic DNA from Epinephelus fuscoguttatus linkage group LG14, E.fuscoguttatus.final_Chr_v1:
aaaagacaaaatttttttttttacaatttctacaatcaggccttcacctcaccatctgtgttgcCAATTTACCATCCCCAAAATGTTCGCAAGAATGGGTCAAAGCTTCTCCCATGTagtcacattaaaaatcaagatttttctgatgctgctcatcacagaggggctgctaactacaatggctgacgcaaaaacccaaaaatgtgaatggccctatctagagtaagtgtttggtttgtctgctctgctactttaaaaatgttgcagTGAACATGACAATTTCagtagatgaggacctgcttcctatgtagatataaacgtctcattctaaggtaatgaaaacacaacaattcttattttcggGGGATCATATTTCAAAGACAACACACATAtataatattccatttctgctaatacATCACCCTAAATCCtccactggacctttaaatattgTCAGCTGACAAGTTAAAGTAACTGTTTCTTAAGTGTATGATGCTAAATGATTAACAGTACTTTCTTAATATATAACTCTTTAAATTTATCATAGCTGGGAAGCATTAAGTGTTTTGAGATGACAAAGCCTCTACACATAAATTATTCTCTcctgtttttaagtgttttgctCACAGGCGTTGGGATGTTATGTATCCACTGTGGGCTCCTCACGCTGTTTAGAGACCAGGAGAGCTGCTGCAGACAGTTCACAGTGTTACAGTGGGAGTTGACTACAAAGACAGGAAAGCAGAAAGTTTCCACCAATATCTGACAGATAGGTGAGTGACACTTAGACCAATAAATCAGCTTATTGCAGATATGACAAAATCAATCGTTGTCGGCTGATAATAAAAAGTAACTACAGACCATCTTTTGATGGAATCACTAAAtcacatagactgtaaaaacaatGGACACAGCCTATAGACGTCACCTACTGATTTGTGAACTGTGATTCTGAAGTCTCGGGTTCGGCATTACAGCCGTTGCCATCTTAGTTTTTTGGAGGCAGAAGTGACCACATGTGGGtgagaggctggcgctgtggaggagtgaggggtgggtgggtggatctgactgagagcccAAGGATACTGTCACTCACAGTGGCCACAACCTTAATTATGTGTAGCTTAAGTGtaggaaattagctacagagaccaaaactgggttttgtaccaggcttatttctgctgttaagatGGGCATTTTAACGTGGGGGTCTTCTGGCTTCTGGaggcagcctcaagtggccactggagaaactgcagtttttggcacttatgTGTTGGCTCCATTTATAGCCCTGCAGGTTGCTGCTTGTTTCAAACGAGTGCGGGCCAGGGGCGTAAAGTAGGTGGTCTATGGCCTTTTTGCTTCACCCCTATTTCCAGCCCCCATACtcagaccacacccatctttgaCCTCGGCCTTCATTTTGATTTCAACAACTCatctgtaaagtttcatgactgATCTTGCACAGTTGTGATGCTATCGTgatgacaaaatctgtccacagacagacaaacagacctaGTACAGCGCTCAAAACagccaacaacacgtccaaccttgaagcagatgggctacagcagcagaagaccatcttctgatggctacttccagcaggataacgcaccatgtcacaaagctcacatcatctaaaactggtttcttgaacatgacaatgagttcactgtactccaatggcctccacagtcaccagatctcagtccaatagagcagctttgggatgtggtggaacgggagattctcatcatggatgtgcagccgacaaaactgcagcaactgtgtgatgtcatcatgtcaatatggaccaaaatctctgaggagtgtttccagcaccttgttgaatctgtgccaGCAAGAATTATAAAGGGGATCCAATccagtactagcaaggtgtacctaataaagtggccttTGATTGTAATTTGAGCGTTAGGTGAGCTTGTGCTGCATCCGTAGGTGAAACTGAGGAATCCAACTAATTAAGTTAACACATATTTTCGGACAGTCTCACTTTTCTGCCTGTGCAGAAAGAAATCAAACTGCGTTTCCCTCCGTAAGAGACAGTCTGTTGGTTTACAAAGGACAGACTCCACATCAAGGAAGTAAGAAACACCATGATGTTGGGCTCTCAGCCTGGTTTGAGAATTTACCGGGGGATCCTCGGTCCATTCACAGAATATGGTTTAATATTCTGTATTTCATTTAAATCTCTAATCTTTGTGAGGAATGTCTTCTTGTGAGATAATACAGTAGTAATTAATCTTCatctggagtgtgtgtgtgtgcaagtgtgtttgGGAGGATTTTTCATTCATCTAGGGCCAAAAAGACGGAGAGCTGCCTGGTTCCTCTGCAGAGTGTCTCCACATCAGAGCTGTGAAGATCTGGCAGCAGGAAAAATCAACTCACAGGGCCGCGGAGCAGACAGGAAAATGTGAATGATTCAGGGGCCCGTAGCTGTAAGGGGTCCTCAGAAATTGCGAGGGATTAAAGTTATTTAGTGTTTCAGAGCCCCGATTTTCAACCAGTGATATGCTTCTTGTTTCTAAGACCTCATTAGTTTCCCCGAAGTAGTAAATATTGAATTTGATTTCCTCTTTTCTTAGCCTTGTCCTCTGAATATTTGATGGCGTTTTCttgcattttaaaattaaaaattaaaaagcacgTGAAGGGGGGTTGTGCCTCCTTCAAATTAGGGCTGCCAACTGATCATGCGTCCTGACAGCTCGCTTACGATGGAGAGGCCTCCCGGACTGACCCATTTTGGCCTCTGACGACTACACCCATCCTGCATAAAACAACCGCAGTGTACTGTAACATACTATCTTCTGCCTCAGCGCTCTAAAGTCTCCTTCACATGGTTCATTTGCAGCGAGCTCTATGGAGGAGCTACaaggcagtatggctctgtgcAGCTAGTGAGGTTACGGATGGTTCACCAAACACACAGCTAATAAATACCATATGATGTGGATTTAAGGAGGAAATGAAAAGTGACTAAATAAGTGGAATATCTGGTTCAAAGTGCAGCCACCTAAAATAGTTTTACACACCATTTCATCTGCAGAATATGTCCATGGTAAAAACTGTCAGACATTGTGATGGTTAGTTCACTCAGATCATCAAGAAACATACACTCCGTTAACAGTTTTCATCAGAACTACTGTCCACCAAAGAAAAAGTCTATGTATGGAGACCCTTAGTTCCCAAAAGgtgatattattttatcttgtgcGCACAAGCCAAttattttttggaaacaagttGGTGATCTCATGAGAACAAGATATTATATTGTGCACTTAAGTTGATTATCTTGTAGTAATAAGTTAATTGTCTTGCAAGAACAAGTTATTACCTGTGTACACATACtgattatcttgtgggaacaagttcaTTATCTTGTGTGAataattatcttgtgggaacaagttattatcttgtggTCAGTTATACTCTTGTGGAAACAAGTTCATTATCTTCTGCGAataattatcttgtgggaacgaGTTGATTAACTTGTGCAAACagttatcttgtgggaacaagttattgTCTTGCGTACATGAGGATTATGTTGTGGGAACAAGTTTATGTTGTGAGAAAACCTGATTATCTTGTGCAACCCATTaccttgtgggaacaagttagtATCTTGTGCACATATGAGGATTATCTTGTGCGAACAATTATGTTGTGGGAGCAAGTTGTTATCTTGTGGGAAGAAGTTAATTATCTCACAggaacaagttattatcttgtggTCAGTTCTTAtattgtgggaacaagttattataTTGTAGTCagttattatcttgtgggaacaagttcaTTATCTTGTGCAAATAATTATCCTGTGGGAACAAGTAGATTAACTTGTGCAAACAGTTATCTTGTAGGAACAAGTTCTTATCTTGTGCACATATGAAGATTATCTTGAGGGAACAAGTTGATTATCTTGTGGAAACAATTATCTTGAGGGAACAAGTTCTTATCTTGTGGTCAGTTATTATATTGTGGTtacaagttattatcttgtgcGAATAATTATCTTATGGGAACAAGCTGATTATCTTTTGGGAACAAGTTATCATGTGGGAAAGATTTATCTTGTGCACACAATTATTGTTGTGTGCTAACAAGTAAGCCTGTTATTTTATGCACACAGGCTAATTGTCTTTTTGGAACAAGATAACAGGATAAGATACCAGTATGTGCACATgataataacttgttcccacaagatattAGACTTGTGTGCagaacacattaaaaataaCCTCTCAGGACTTGGGGCTCTGTACCTATCAGTGTACCCATCAGTGTTTGTGTATCATCCAGAGCAGAGGTTTTCAGCCTgacacttcttccaccactgcagcGAACCTTCCAGTATCATCGTCCTCCTCCAGTGCGGCTCAGATTGTCTTATCGACTCTCATCAAACTCAATATTTCTTCTTTCCCACAGTTAGAAACAGCAGCGTCCTGGCTGTTGTTTTGATTTTCAGACAGTACATATCTAATCACAAACAGCCGCAGGGCAGGCCTGTGGAGCATCCAGAATTAGGTGTATGATTGACCTCTAAGATTACAGATGCACCAACATGTGGTGCCTCTAAATTTAGAGACctctaaagaaaaacaagaacacaCCAGACATTTTTATCAACACACAGTTCAACGAGAACGGCTCGATCTGATATGCTGATCCTGTGACAAATTACTTGATTAATCTGTTTGGTGGATTAGAGGCAATTTCTGCTTCACGGCAGCTCGGCCAAACAACCGACGACAAAGCAGTGAGATTTAGTATCAGCACAACCTGTGCATGAGAAAATAATCCTCACATATGAGCTGTTGTTTGTGCCCCGTAAAGTCCCGAGCCTCGGAAACACTGGGTATTAAAGTGACTCAAAAATCATGAgcataaaaaatgtgattacAGAAAATGTATCCCTGGACATTTTCATACAGAGCTCTCCACCTGAGGAATATTCATTACATCCTACTTCACAAACTGAACGAGGGGAGGCGGTACATATTATCTGTCAGTCACACAAACATTATTTATACGTACAATctgaagacatgcagcaaaaatcaTGTTCCTTTGCTTTGtcgaacaaaaaaaaagcaaaaaggtAATACTATTTCCATTATAAACGTAATAAATCCAGCGCATTGCAAAGTAATAACTGTCAGAGAAACAGATTACTGTCGAGACCTATAAAGCCTGAGGAAAGGCTGGACTGTTGccttatttattcttttatactTTCAACTGGTAAATCAATGTGATACTGCTGTAAACAAAGACTCACCACGTCTACCAGCTTTTgtcaaatacaaaataaaagtaaaagtaacaaTTTGGATCAATAGAACATAATTTATTGAGACATGGAAATCATACACtgacatatatatttatatatatatccttCCTGGCTTTCAGTGTGAAAGGTAAGGTGCAGCAGGACACAGGTGTGCCACCTACTGGCTGATTTATATTAGAAACTCCTCAGAGGGGAGAAGAACCATCAACATGGGACTGCTTTATTCTTACATCTTTAAATTTAAGATCAACCTTGAAGTTATTTCAAAGTTTCGGGCTCCTTTTTGACCACTAGTCGTCCTCAATGTGTTGCAATCAAAAGAGACTTGTTACAAATACTGAACACAGATCCAACAAGTCGAGCCCATGGGATACTTGGCTCTGAGCGATGAATTCACCGCACGCTCAATCCACACGTATCTAGTCCGTCCTGATGCTGTGTGTGCCTGGCTTTCCTGGACCTCAAACGTTTTTATTCTGCCTGCTGCGCTGCTGCTCCTGGTACTCCTTGGAGTCCTCCCAGGGGCGAGGGCCACGGATGTTCTTCCATTCATCCAAATTCACCTCCCTCAACTTCTGCAGAGAGGACAGAACAACAGCAGGAGGTTTAAAGAGGACATGTTatgttcattttcaggttcaggCTTTTGGATTTTGACAAGAACATTGATACATGCTTTAATAGTCAGAATAACACTTTATTattctcatactgtctgtgctgaaacacctgtattcagcctctgtctgaaatgctccaTTTTGGCGCCTGTGAGCCCCCCTCCTGAAAAAGGCCAGTCTGCTCTGATAAGTCAGAGTTTGAAGTTCTTCCGTATCTCTACGTGGTCATTGCAGCCACTGAAGGACTGCAACAGAGATTTTGGCACTTTCTACtttgaaaaatcaccaattaaaagcttctaaacacaaccagacacgTTCCAGCAGGAATGTGATTTGAAATCGGGGATTAATTTCCAACATTGGCAATCAAGATGACATGTTCctttgatgttagcatgtagctacatgtagcagtgaagGCTACGTAATGCAAACACTTGCTCTAGTGTGCCTGGAGCACATGACCATAAAAAGAAATCCATCACCCCTTTTTCAACAGTCGTGGGCTGGCTTGGTTTGGGCCATCAGTCCAGCGCAGCAggaatttgcatttccattacaacatggctaccttcttgaaggtgtgtcctagggttgggtcggtatgaggacaaaaaaaaaaaaaaaaaaaaaaaagcatcacatcggtaataccggattttcgccacttgggggcgcaattgatacatttaaaataaaaaaaaaacgaccttaggacaacagagtgacagtaacaagttgtttcttttattccttacaaataaattttgcagcttactcaatcagtgcaaacaagggttgcctccttcgtctggctcaaagccaaagtgttgccacaGTGgcacattctttgatttctttgagactaaactgtccgccattatcgactccccgtcactattaaacaaactccaggctacagtagaggcctcaGCACACGCGCACTCGCACCTCCTAGCTCAGTTcccgccccacccccctctctctcctgcttgctgtgcgcttggtgaagaggcagacacacgtgctcacagactcgggcgtactataagcggagcgaactctgtgtaaaaatgtctgtgaaaaatccccgcgatgtgaaaaatacatgacaGTCTTTTGTGACACTGGAGTCCGCGCGGCCGTGCTTTGTGAgcacagggcttgcagacgtCCACTTTTACCGGGCAGACCTCCGCGGCGTCCgctccgcgtacgttccgcccgagtatgcaGTCCAGtcagtctcaaaaaaaaaaaaaaaacccggtccaagacggagtactgaaccgaattggtattacggagaaccgacccaaccctagtgtGTCCTAAACTGATGACGGCTTGACGTTTAAAAGCAGCGGGCTGATCCACAGctgaagtcccctgttatttatttttgctgcatgtgtttttccacagcagggcaggtaaaagaagtttacaaaaaaaacagagacttttaaaaatgcctttccctgtggtctcctgcagacagaggtgaggagtCTCACAACACACATGGCTTGTTTGAGGGGGAGAAGTGGCAGTAGTTGGTGGTTGGCTGCGGCCGGCAAGATGTAACCACTACCCACTCGAGGGCGGGTAGCtcagcttttggacctactctggagaaggtccatctctggcacTGCTTGGTGTGGCACGGCACTTCTAAACTGACGCACAGGGATTAATTCTACACACGTTCACCTTATTATGTGacactttggccacatttaatacgAACACCCTTCACTCTAACACGATACATCAAGACACACAATACAGAGAAGCACAGTAGATCCCCTTTAAACTTCAGGATGCCAGTAATTCAATATCTGAACAGACGCAGATTAAACAGTGTCTGAAAACATGACCATGTGTTCCTGCATGAACACCAGACATTATTTCAAAGTCAATTCAGGATTCTTTTCTCCGTTTTTTACTTCATGTACTCTGAAATGGCCAGATGTAGAAAACTCTGACCATCTGGTGTGTCACGCAGGTGAGGGGAGGCAAGAATTAAGCTGCCAGCGTGCTTCTTCAGAGGAGCTTGTCGGATTGGAGAACAGCTCCGGTAAACCCACCTCCCCCCACATCTCTCTGACGTCGGATTAGACGGGCTGAGTCTGCCTCCTGTAACTTTGTGAAACAGATAATCTGACTTTCACACCCACCTGTCTTCCAGGAGAGACTGTGTGCGCAGTTATCGCCATATTTAAatgaggtggtgtgtgtgtgacggctGGCGTCTGACTCCGCCTTTGAATGCAGTTGTTCAGCAGTATTAGTTCCTTAAACTGAGAGTAGCTAATAATCAACTGTCAGCTGCCGGTTAGGGCTGGATGTCATTTAATAAATTACAATACCAGAACCCTTAAAGTCATAAATACCAACAGAGCACTTCATTTTTCTTCATCATTCaatacccatcatgtgaatggaagaaTTCTCTTAACTGCTTAAATTACTCTTGGTCACACTGAGGGGTGGCACAACACATTTCTAGACACTTTCTAGAGAAATCTAACTGACCCTTCTCTAAGTCCCGCCCCCGTCCATTGACTCTAATACAGTCGcctcagatttccttcattttcaggctggttttgtggatttggagctaaatgttgtgcctggggcacgtcgtgtattaatgatactcgttacctggagaggttggaaaaagatatacgtttcttccctgttccaaaaccaaaatcaaaccctgaaaagtgtagggttagctagctagctactgaagatacagcctactgaatgtatacacatgctgcttttgctttgtaatgattataacagtgaaacaaagaccgaccctgctgtacaggaaccagtgaagggaagcagggaaactttgctgatattcaaccagctctgtgtcatcacagtgtgcgctGATAACATTGGAGATCCCGGATCGTCCAGCAGTGGAGGTCCAGGTCAGAGATATCGGATAAAGGAGAAACCCCACCataggcttatccaatgttaagaaaacggttactcttcctgtctcctaagtgggcgtggttagctctccctccaatcagagcctgttctccctttacattcttcctattattgcagcctattgctgcataaagcttgggcatttttatttattactagcaGTAAATAACTGTTACTGTGATTTTGCGCCTGATTTTACcgcctgtttatcaagatcacaagatctcgcaagaacttgttttctgagacggacagggctcaaacaaagttaaccttctcttgatctgtgcggatgaaaaatgcagctttagtgtcaaaatgatgtgtggcttgtggaaaacgaacccaatatttactttagtgactataaggcgaaagaattgaccataaattgtgatcacgttcattttcctcattgaggacaatacattcagagctgccgcaagtGTCCTATGGGGGCGtggcgctgacgtcactgaatcaggaagtgagctgagtggggtatctcgctttatccaatatctctgtccaggtgctggcagcagcacggggtgaagccaaacactgttcatctgcacacactgtgatgccacacagctggttcaatatcagcaaagtttccctttatattcattgtcttgtgtggcgatcagcagtgatgtggtggttcacttttacgctgtgatctgtagcctatagttgggctttagcttctaactatctttgtctttttaacctgttgttgctgctgagtcagtttgacatcctggatatatccttcaaacacagactgtagacccctctgtctgcttctctctgtgcagttagttacagtgtgggctccatgcttactacgacggcttgttggaccatcacaaaggggcggggcttagcgaaaggtccaTTACAATGATTTGATGGACACTGGTCAAAATATAAAAGTGTTATGTGGTTCATTTGAATTTCAAGGACTTTTTAAGCGCTTTGCTAGAGAAAAAGGGGGCTATTTATTTTTCCCCTCAAATTCAAGAACATGGCTGTGAGCGAAACCACGCAAATAGTCTTTTCTTTTCTAGATCTGGGTATAAAAAGGATTGAATGCAGGTATCATTTGATTGGATTTGATACTACTTGGAACTGCGTTATTGCAGTCGATACCTCACAGGCGCTGAGTCCTGACATCGAGCCCCACTGCCTATGAGCAATATTCAATGAGAAGTGATCATACAGCAATAGTTTAGTGCTGATAATCTGCATCTTGTCCTCAGATCTGAACATTACATCTGTACTGACTGCTTTTGTTAGGATAAGAACAACTCTGAAACATAATTAAAGCAGCACAGCTTACAGCTGGAGCGATTTACCACACCTGATCAATGGTAGAGGAAATATGAGCTGCACTATAATATCTgtttaatcaaaataaattcataaaacaacaacaaacacttgaaGTAATAACTTATGGGACAGTATTTTTTTAAGGATTGCACAGCCCCAATTTTCTCCTAAACACCAGGTTATAAATGATATGAAATTGTATAAAGTTACAGACTCAACCCCTTTGTTCTTACCTCTCGACCCCATCTGCACAAGAGTTTCTTTCAAACATCTTGCATTTCGATGGAACCCTACAAAAGCACACATTGTTTACCAGCTTCTCTTTCTTGCCGACAGACCGCACCAGTTCGTTTCTTTCATCTCCTCTCCCCCCCTCAGGGTGCCCCGCTTGTGTCTCCTTACCTCGTACTCCTCCTCCAGTATGGCTGACTGCTTCTGGACGTTCACTTTGGCCTCCAGTGAGGGATccagctgagagacagagaggagaagaaacgTTAGAACAGAACGTCACGCACTCACAGCAACACGGAgacaaggaaaacaaatcaaagaGAGGACGAGATGAAGAGAAGAAAGGCAAAGACGTGGAGGGGCTCTTCCTTTGGGAGATGGAATTTGTGGGGAGAAAAATTTAAACAAAGTTGTGAATGTAAGAAGAGGAATTATTAAACTAGTTTAGTGTCTTTTATGGTTACAACTTTCAACTGAAGCTGCACCCCCTCTTCTTCTTGGTGTAGTATTTCTTTAATGTATAAATGATGACATCTGCAGAATAAGGGTGGGCGATATGgtcctaaaataatatcatgatattgcAGGATATTTTTGCGGTAACATAGaatgatttccttcttttagtaaaatcttaaatgattgagttggggggtttttttccacctggacctttatgctctgccatttctcctctaatcatcacgctgtaacctgtgacaggctgttatgataccacaactattgCATTGCATGGAGTTTTTTGTCAAGCCGCGATCGTCACATAGGTTTaaattaccaaaggtttatgacaaaatcacttgacgacactgactcctgtgtgcacggcgagagaggagagagagacgctgtgctgctgccagaggagccactgaatgagttccctctgagctgcaagtcactaaaagagtctgagaagtccggggctgttcataaaacattcaggacgccacagtttgttccacactactgaagctgctcctctttttgggaCCACCGCGGAATCtataataatttcactttcagccatgcttgttgttgccgttgGTAACAGTATGACTttaatatgtcaacaagtcaaaatattgcGAATACCActatatgaatttttcatatactaAAAATCCTCCCAGTGTTAGCGTGAACGAGATGATCTGGCACACCCCTACTGCAGAGGAGGTGAAACAGTTGCTGCTGCTAATTGTGTTTCCTCTCATTGTGGTGAAGATGCCTTAAAGCTCCTAATGCTGAAGGAAGTGAACAAGTTTggacttaaaggaacagtgtgtaagatgtagggagatttagtgacatctagtggtgaggactgcagattacaaccagctaaAATTGATCCCAATTagaatttatttatgtttaaatttATGGTCCTCGTTAGGgagtctcctcctctccaaaacaaatgaacccgctgattaaaaccagaaaaaacactgaataaagcagtttcatgttaaaaaatccaAGTTATTCCAATGCTCTTATCCTAGAGGGACTtctaactacggtggccgacACAAAACGCGAATGTCCCTTttaagagccagtgtttggcttgtctgtactggactactgtagaaacatgagcCCCAAATCTACaaagcagtacggtacagttcagttttccctctctgttggggtacctagcacacagatctggtactaaaaggtggagctgtgaacactgcagtctgattggtcagtagaggacggtcactctgctcagggctgagttgtggctggttttgaggctcatgtaaccactgttcatactgtggagagttttattagtaaactgtaactataaaataaaggacgttttgctgcctctcacttgctgctggagtctgagaaagaataacttcattcactgggttgactgccggcaacttttaaggtggaacattaacttgtgatgttactcaatgcatgagatGATGACGtaaatccatcaacacaccttaactttcactgtgacaactttgaccatcactttggtttttatatgacatacactttaagTAATAATTGGATCTTCCAGggtttatatgtattaattttgaccagattatgtgaactgcatatattctaatcctc
This window encodes:
- the LOC125900490 gene encoding cytochrome c oxidase assembly protein COX16 homolog, mitochondrial — protein: MFTLKALRKNKTVKYGVPMVLLIVGGSFGLREFTQIRYDAQKIRKKLDPSLEAKVNVQKQSAILEEEYEKLREVNLDEWKNIRGPRPWEDSKEYQEQQRSRQNKNV